The following proteins are co-located in the Pseudomonas antarctica genome:
- the groL gene encoding chaperonin GroEL (60 kDa chaperone family; promotes refolding of misfolded polypeptides especially under stressful conditions; forms two stacked rings of heptamers to form a barrel-shaped 14mer; ends can be capped by GroES; misfolded proteins enter the barrel where they are refolded when GroES binds), producing MAAKEVKFGDSARKKMLTGVNVLADAVKATLGPKGRNVIIEKSFGAPTITKDGVSVAKEIELEDRFENMGAQLVKDVASRANDDAGDGTTTATVLAQAIVNEGYKAVAAGMNPMDLKRGIDKATIAVVAELKNLSKPCADTKAIAQVGTISANSDSSIGDIIAEAMEKVGKEGVITVEEGTGLENELSVVEGMQFDRGYLSPYFVNKPETMVAELDSPLILLVDKKISNIREMLPVLEAVAKAGRPLLIVSEDVEGEALATLVVNNMRGIVKVAAVKAPGFGDRRKAMLQDIAVLTGGTVISEEIGLSLESATLENLGSAKRVTISKENTIIVDGAGVEQDIQARITQIRAQVAETSSDYDREKLQERLAKLSGGVAVIKVGAGSEVEMKEKKARVEDALHATRAAVEEGVVPGGGVALIRALEALVDLKGDNADQNVGIAVLRRAVEAPLRQIAANSGDEPSVVVNEVKNGKGNYGYNAATGVYGDMIEMGILDPTKVTRSALQAAASIGGLILTTEAAIADAPKKEGSAGGGMPDMGGMGGMGGMM from the coding sequence ATGGCTGCTAAAGAAGTTAAATTCGGCGATTCCGCCCGCAAAAAAATGCTCACCGGTGTCAACGTCCTGGCTGACGCAGTAAAAGCGACCCTGGGCCCTAAAGGCCGTAACGTGATCATCGAGAAGAGCTTCGGCGCTCCGACCATCACCAAGGACGGCGTTTCGGTCGCTAAAGAAATCGAACTGGAAGACCGTTTCGAAAACATGGGCGCGCAGCTGGTCAAAGACGTTGCCTCCCGTGCCAACGATGACGCAGGCGACGGCACCACCACCGCTACCGTTCTGGCTCAGGCAATCGTCAACGAAGGCTACAAGGCCGTCGCTGCCGGCATGAACCCGATGGACCTCAAGCGCGGCATCGACAAGGCGACCATCGCCGTTGTTGCTGAGCTGAAAAACCTGTCCAAGCCATGCGCTGACACCAAGGCTATCGCTCAGGTAGGCACCATCTCCGCCAACTCCGACAGCTCCATCGGCGACATCATTGCCGAAGCCATGGAAAAAGTCGGTAAAGAAGGCGTGATCACCGTTGAAGAAGGCACTGGCCTGGAAAACGAACTGTCGGTTGTAGAAGGCATGCAGTTCGACCGTGGCTACCTGTCCCCGTACTTCGTCAACAAGCCAGAAACCATGGTTGCCGAGCTGGACAGCCCGCTGATCCTGCTGGTCGACAAAAAGATCTCGAACATCCGCGAAATGCTGCCAGTACTGGAAGCCGTTGCCAAAGCCGGCCGTCCGCTGCTGATCGTTTCCGAAGACGTTGAAGGCGAAGCCCTGGCGACGCTGGTTGTGAACAACATGCGTGGCATCGTTAAAGTCGCAGCCGTCAAGGCTCCAGGCTTCGGCGACCGTCGCAAGGCCATGCTGCAGGACATCGCTGTTCTGACCGGCGGTACCGTTATCTCCGAAGAGATCGGCCTGAGCCTGGAAAGCGCCACCCTGGAAAACCTGGGCAGCGCCAAGCGCGTGACCATCTCCAAGGAAAACACCATCATCGTTGACGGTGCTGGCGTAGAGCAGGACATCCAGGCTCGCATCACTCAGATCCGTGCCCAGGTTGCTGAAACTTCCTCGGACTACGACCGTGAAAAACTGCAAGAGCGTCTGGCCAAGCTGTCCGGCGGCGTTGCAGTAATCAAGGTTGGCGCTGGTTCCGAAGTTGAAATGAAAGAGAAGAAAGCCCGCGTTGAAGACGCCCTGCACGCAACCCGTGCAGCCGTTGAAGAAGGCGTGGTACCTGGCGGTGGCGTTGCGCTGATCCGTGCTCTGGAAGCTTTGGTTGACCTCAAAGGCGACAACGCTGACCAGAACGTGGGTATCGCTGTACTGCGTCGTGCTGTTGAAGCACCCCTGCGTCAGATCGCTGCCAACTCCGGCGACGAGCCAAGCGTTGTGGTCAACGAAGTCAAGAACGGCAAAGGTAACTACGGTTACAACGCTGCCACTGGCGTCTACGGCGACATGATCGAAATGGGCATCCTGGACCCTACCAAGGTGACTCGTTCGGCATTGCAAGCAGCAGCTTCCATCGGCGGTCTGATCCTGACCACCGAAGCGGCAATCGCTGATGCACCGAAGAAAGAAGGCTCGGCTGGCGGCGGTATGCCAGACATGGGCGGCATGGGTGGCATGGGCGGCATGATGTAA
- a CDS encoding response regulator transcription factor, producing MSDTLLLIEDDRPLAALTAEFLRAEGFTVAVEHRGDRAAQRILDEQPALLILDVMLPGIDGFTLCRQIRDQYPGLILMMTALDENAEQLTGFNVGADDYVVKPVDPLLLLARIRSLLRRHPQAPRAYYQWGAFRLDLNSHFAWLDETPLQFSVAEFELLAIFARHCGVLLTREKLLQSLRGLEYDGLNRSIDMRVSRLRKKLMSLECPVTIQTITAQGYLFVESPQEARHVD from the coding sequence ATGTCCGACACCCTGCTGCTGATTGAAGACGACCGCCCCTTGGCCGCACTGACGGCCGAATTCCTGCGTGCCGAAGGGTTTACCGTGGCGGTTGAGCACCGTGGCGATCGCGCCGCACAGCGCATTCTTGACGAACAGCCGGCGCTGTTGATCCTCGATGTCATGTTGCCGGGCATCGACGGGTTTACCCTGTGCCGACAGATTCGCGATCAGTACCCCGGGCTGATCCTGATGATGACCGCGCTGGATGAAAACGCCGAGCAACTGACCGGCTTCAACGTCGGCGCGGATGACTATGTCGTCAAGCCTGTCGACCCGCTGCTGTTGCTGGCCCGAATTCGCTCGTTGCTGCGTCGCCATCCTCAAGCCCCGCGTGCTTATTACCAGTGGGGCGCCTTTCGGCTGGACCTGAACAGCCATTTCGCCTGGCTCGACGAGACCCCTTTACAGTTCTCGGTTGCCGAGTTCGAATTACTGGCGATTTTCGCGCGCCATTGCGGGGTGTTGCTGACGCGGGAAAAACTCCTGCAGAGCCTGCGCGGCCTGGAATACGACGGGCTCAACCGTTCCATCGATATGCGTGTGTCGCGCTTGCGTAAAAAGCTGATGAGCCTGGAATGCCCGGTGACCATCCAGACCATCACCGCCCAAGGCTACCTGTTCGTGGAAAGCCCGCAGGAGGCCCGACATGTTGACTAA
- a CDS encoding lipopolysaccharide kinase InaA family protein, giving the protein MAVECVSGSHVAPEERFDYFWRQRGEWVEEPNRRRGGESGVQRVISPNGRLLYSKRQTGHIYRSWLHPFGRPTVLRERDALKGLRSLDVRVPELVFCGARRDPEHQWKALLVTASLDGFDEIENWYAAGGREQYGELVHERVLKELAYTLARMHKGRWQHGCLYIKHIFVRVTGEGDSANVEVALLDFEKCRQRLTAYRAASHDMLQLRRHSSWSSTDWEKLSYFYETAFGSAIKGLTR; this is encoded by the coding sequence ATGGCAGTTGAGTGCGTATCAGGCAGTCACGTAGCTCCCGAAGAGCGATTTGATTATTTCTGGCGCCAACGGGGCGAGTGGGTCGAGGAGCCCAACCGTCGACGTGGGGGGGAAAGTGGTGTGCAACGGGTGATCAGCCCCAATGGCCGCTTGCTCTACAGCAAGCGCCAGACCGGGCACATCTACCGCAGTTGGCTCCACCCGTTTGGACGTCCGACCGTGTTGCGCGAGCGCGATGCCCTGAAGGGCCTGCGCTCCTTGGATGTACGCGTACCGGAACTGGTGTTCTGCGGCGCGCGCCGTGATCCGGAGCACCAGTGGAAAGCGCTGTTGGTGACCGCGTCATTGGACGGATTCGATGAAATCGAAAACTGGTACGCCGCCGGTGGCCGCGAGCAGTACGGCGAGTTGGTTCACGAACGCGTGCTCAAGGAGTTGGCCTACACCCTGGCACGCATGCACAAGGGCCGCTGGCAGCATGGTTGCCTGTACATCAAACACATCTTTGTACGGGTGACTGGCGAGGGCGACTCGGCCAATGTGGAAGTGGCGCTGCTGGATTTCGAAAAGTGCCGCCAGCGTTTGACCGCTTATCGGGCGGCTTCCCATGACATGCTGCAACTGCGGCGCCATTCGTCGTGGAGCAGTACCGACTGGGAAAAACTCAGCTACTTTTACGAGACGGCGTTTGGCAGCGCTATCAAGGGTTTAACCAGATGA
- a CDS encoding sensor histidine kinase, producing the protein MEFKQSLAQRIIIAFALMSALVAGAFAMGIVATVHLVEEKLISAGLGGDLQRLLLMDSVEDWSHRPEPDQLFYFSGGPGDFELPKDLRHLEPGFHEVFRESLSYHAMVEVVDGRRYVLLQDQSDFEERERVLFAVVLVGFVLSLALAVFLGWVLARKVMAPVVRLARQVRHRDQLLGLAPPLAPDYAADEVGELAVAFDATLGRLRQALSREQLFTSDVSHELRTPLMVLASSCELLLENPAIDQRGRNQVLRIARACEEMRELVQTFLMLARAKHDDAAMSPQVNLTQVAEDLLGIWREPIEHKGLELIYLPGNPLDTRYNTTFLHAVMGNLLRNALHYTERGFIRLTLEPSGFVVEDSGVGIPEDKREAMFEPFVRGSEKRGEGLGLGLSLVQRICESQGWSVSLSTMEPNGCRFHVQLSQVKP; encoded by the coding sequence ATGGAGTTTAAGCAAAGCCTCGCCCAGCGGATCATCATCGCCTTTGCCTTGATGAGCGCACTGGTGGCGGGGGCGTTCGCCATGGGCATCGTTGCGACCGTGCACCTGGTGGAAGAAAAACTGATTTCGGCCGGCCTGGGCGGCGACCTGCAGCGCCTGTTGCTGATGGACAGTGTCGAGGACTGGAGCCATCGCCCAGAGCCGGATCAACTGTTCTATTTCAGCGGCGGGCCCGGGGATTTCGAACTGCCCAAGGATTTGCGCCATCTGGAACCGGGTTTTCATGAGGTGTTTCGCGAGTCGCTGTCGTACCACGCCATGGTCGAAGTGGTCGATGGCCGGCGCTACGTCCTGCTGCAAGACCAAAGCGATTTCGAAGAGCGCGAGCGCGTACTGTTTGCCGTAGTGCTGGTGGGTTTTGTACTCAGCCTGGCGCTGGCGGTGTTCCTCGGTTGGGTGCTGGCCCGCAAGGTGATGGCGCCCGTGGTGCGTCTGGCGCGCCAGGTTCGTCATCGTGACCAGTTGCTGGGTCTGGCGCCGCCCCTGGCGCCGGATTACGCGGCCGATGAAGTCGGTGAGCTGGCCGTGGCCTTCGACGCCACCCTGGGCCGGTTGCGGCAGGCATTGTCTCGTGAGCAATTGTTTACCAGCGATGTCAGCCACGAGTTGCGCACCCCCCTGATGGTGTTGGCCAGCTCCTGTGAACTGCTGCTGGAAAACCCCGCCATTGATCAGCGCGGCCGCAATCAGGTGCTGCGCATTGCCCGGGCCTGCGAAGAAATGCGCGAGCTGGTGCAAACCTTCCTGATGCTGGCCCGTGCCAAACACGATGATGCGGCCATGTCGCCCCAGGTCAACCTGACCCAGGTGGCCGAAGATTTGCTCGGCATCTGGCGCGAGCCCATCGAGCACAAAGGCCTTGAATTGATCTACCTCCCGGGCAATCCCCTGGATACCCGCTACAACACCACCTTCTTGCATGCAGTGATGGGCAACTTGCTGCGCAACGCGCTGCACTACACCGAGCGGGGCTTTATCCGGCTGACACTCGAACCCAGCGGCTTTGTTGTGGAAGACTCCGGCGTCGGGATTCCCGAAGACAAGCGTGAAGCGATGTTCGAGCCCTTTGTGCGCGGCAGCGAAAAGCGCGGTGAAGGCCTCGGTTTAGGCTTGTCGTTGGTGCAACGGATCTGCGAGAGCCAGGGCTGGAGCGTCAGCCTGAGCACCATGGAGCCCAATGGCTGCCGCTTTCATGTGCAGTTGAGCCAGGTCAAACCCTGA
- a CDS encoding LTA synthase family protein, translating to MGFFNTAPMRFLLLVTGAWLVIFLLTRTVLLITHLDEVGGNLLPVFGVGLLYDLAFLAYAALPLGLYLLLCPPALWRRRGHRWFLQAVLTVSLFAMLFTSVAEWLFWDEFGVRFNFIAVDYLVYSNEVMNNLLESYPIGKLLSLLAMLAIVLSLALRKPFNSAMNAPLPPLRGRLLNALCLLVVAGLFMQLISQDSPRSSGGNAYKNELASNGPYQFFAAFRNNELDYTQFYKSLPTEVVAKQLRAELSEPNARFIGTDPLDIRRAITNPGTLRKPNIVLVTIESFSAKYMGSNGDDRNLTPNLDALRKQSLYFNNFYATGTRTDRGLEAITLAIPPTPGRSIVKRIGRESGFASLGQQLGAIGYDSVFVYGGRGYFDNMNAFFSGNGYRVVDQSSVAESEISFKNAWGMADEDLYRQTLKLADADYAKQQPFLLQLMTTSNHRPYTYPEGRIDIKSGNGRDGAVKYTDHAIGEFLDAARQKPWFDNTIFVFVADHTAGSAGKEDLPIANYQIPLFIYAPKLIEARETAQLASQIDLAPTLLGLINLSYESTFFGRNLLQDSPLPPRVVVGNYQHLGLFDGKDLAILSPRQGLRRHDQALGESQELRVGTDDPLIQRAITYYQAASYGFTQQLLSWKAPKDAAPAISVR from the coding sequence ATGGGGTTTTTCAACACCGCGCCGATGCGCTTTCTGCTGCTCGTAACCGGCGCATGGCTGGTTATTTTCCTGCTTACCCGCACTGTGCTGCTGATCACGCATTTGGATGAAGTCGGTGGCAACCTGCTGCCCGTGTTTGGCGTTGGCTTGCTGTATGACCTGGCTTTCCTGGCCTATGCCGCTTTGCCGCTGGGGCTGTATCTGCTGCTCTGCCCACCCGCACTGTGGCGCCGCCGTGGCCATCGCTGGTTCCTGCAGGCGGTGCTGACCGTCAGCCTGTTCGCCATGTTGTTTACGTCGGTGGCCGAGTGGCTGTTCTGGGATGAATTCGGCGTGCGCTTCAACTTTATCGCCGTCGATTACCTGGTGTACTCCAACGAGGTGATGAACAACCTGCTGGAATCCTACCCGATCGGCAAGCTGCTCAGCCTGTTGGCGATGCTCGCGATTGTGCTGAGCCTGGCCTTGCGCAAGCCGTTCAACAGCGCCATGAACGCGCCCCTGCCGCCCCTGCGTGGTCGCTTGTTGAATGCCCTGTGCCTGTTGGTAGTCGCCGGTCTCTTCATGCAATTGATCAGTCAGGACAGCCCACGTTCCTCGGGTGGCAACGCTTACAAGAATGAATTGGCGAGCAACGGCCCGTATCAGTTTTTTGCCGCGTTCCGCAACAACGAGCTGGATTACACACAGTTCTATAAAAGCCTGCCCACCGAGGTTGTCGCCAAGCAATTGCGTGCTGAACTCAGCGAGCCCAATGCGCGCTTCATCGGCACCGACCCGCTGGACATCCGCCGTGCAATCACCAACCCCGGCACATTGCGCAAACCCAACATCGTGCTGGTGACCATCGAAAGCTTCAGCGCCAAATACATGGGCAGCAATGGCGACGACCGCAACCTCACACCCAACCTCGACGCCTTGCGTAAACAAAGCCTGTATTTCAATAACTTCTATGCCACCGGCACCCGCACAGACCGTGGCCTGGAGGCGATCACCCTGGCGATTCCTCCCACGCCCGGCCGTTCAATCGTCAAGCGCATCGGCCGTGAAAGCGGTTTCGCCAGCCTAGGCCAACAACTCGGCGCCATCGGTTACGACAGTGTCTTTGTCTACGGCGGACGCGGTTACTTCGACAACATGAACGCGTTTTTCAGCGGCAACGGTTATCGGGTCGTGGACCAGAGCAGCGTGGCGGAATCGGAAATCTCGTTCAAAAACGCCTGGGGCATGGCCGACGAAGACCTCTACCGGCAAACCCTGAAACTGGCCGATGCCGACTACGCCAAGCAGCAGCCCTTCCTGCTGCAACTGATGACCACGTCCAACCATCGCCCTTACACCTATCCGGAAGGTCGCATCGATATCAAATCCGGCAACGGCCGTGACGGCGCGGTGAAATACACCGACCACGCCATCGGCGAGTTCCTCGACGCGGCACGCCAGAAGCCGTGGTTCGATAACACGATTTTCGTGTTCGTCGCAGACCACACCGCCGGCAGCGCAGGCAAGGAAGACTTGCCTATCGCCAACTACCAGATCCCGCTGTTTATCTATGCACCCAAGCTGATCGAGGCCCGGGAAACCGCGCAACTCGCCAGCCAGATCGACCTGGCACCTACGTTGCTGGGTTTGATCAACCTGAGCTACGAATCCACCTTCTTCGGCCGCAACCTGTTGCAAGACAGCCCGCTGCCGCCGCGCGTAGTGGTCGGCAACTACCAGCACCTGGGGTTGTTTGATGGCAAGGACCTGGCGATCCTCAGCCCACGCCAAGGCCTGCGTCGCCACGATCAGGCCTTGGGCGAGAGCCAGGAGTTACGCGTGGGCACGGATGACCCGTTGATCCAACGCGCAATTACTTACTATCAGGCCGCCAGTTATGGGTTCACACAGCAATTATTGAGCTGGAAAGCGCCCAAGGACGCGGCGCCTGCAATCAGCGTGCGCTGA
- a CDS encoding class I SAM-dependent methyltransferase — translation MSTPIKLDFSEKYDDQHAQEYLLKHQDNLARRLSHKRDEQLARGALAMAGEPGLVLDLPCGAGRFWSLLAEKPNRVIIGADNSASMLNVATIAQPAEVVKRVRPLQTSAFDIDLPDNSVDSIFCMRLLHHIGDAEHRLAILKEFQRVTRDSVIVSLWVDGNFKAWKRKRLEAKRREKGEQEGYQNRFVLPAATVEAEFEQAGFRVQESLDFMPLYAMWRVYVLRKR, via the coding sequence ATGTCTACCCCGATCAAGCTCGATTTTTCTGAAAAGTACGACGATCAGCACGCGCAAGAATATTTGCTCAAACATCAGGACAATCTGGCTCGCCGGTTGTCCCACAAACGCGACGAGCAATTGGCGCGCGGCGCGTTGGCCATGGCCGGCGAGCCAGGCTTGGTGTTGGACCTGCCCTGTGGGGCTGGACGTTTCTGGTCGTTGCTGGCGGAAAAGCCCAACCGGGTGATTATCGGGGCCGACAATTCGGCGTCGATGTTGAACGTCGCCACCATTGCCCAACCGGCTGAAGTGGTGAAACGGGTACGTCCTTTGCAGACGTCTGCATTCGATATTGATTTACCGGATAACTCGGTCGACAGCATTTTCTGTATGCGCCTGCTGCACCACATTGGTGATGCGGAACACAGGCTAGCGATACTGAAGGAATTTCAACGAGTTACCCGCGACAGCGTGATTGTTTCGCTGTGGGTAGATGGCAATTTCAAGGCCTGGAAACGCAAGCGCCTCGAAGCGAAACGTCGCGAGAAAGGTGAGCAGGAAGGTTATCAAAACCGGTTTGTGTTACCGGCTGCTACTGTTGAGGCAGAGTTTGAGCAGGCCGGTTTCCGGGTTCAGGAGTCCCTGGACTTCATGCCGCTCTACGCCATGTGGCGAGTATATGTATTGCGTAAGAGGTAA
- the colR gene encoding two-component system response regulator ColR translates to MRILLVEDNRDILANLADYLGLKGYTVDCAQDGLSGLHLAATEHYDLIVLDIMLPGIDGYTLCKRLREDARRDTPVIMLTARDQLDDRLQGFKSGADDYLLKPFALSELAARIEAVLRRAQGGGRRALQVADLHYDLDTLEVTREGRLLKLNPVGLKLLAVLMQKSPHVLRREILEEALWGDDCPDSDSLRSHVHQLRQVIDKPFAKPLLQTVHGVGYRLAEGRDGV, encoded by the coding sequence ATGCGAATTTTATTGGTTGAAGACAACCGCGATATTCTGGCCAATCTGGCCGATTACCTGGGGCTAAAAGGCTATACCGTAGACTGTGCGCAGGACGGTTTGTCGGGCTTGCACCTGGCCGCCACCGAGCATTACGACCTGATCGTGCTCGACATCATGCTGCCTGGCATCGATGGCTACACCTTGTGCAAACGCCTGCGTGAAGACGCTCGTCGCGATACGCCGGTAATTATGCTCACCGCGCGCGACCAGTTGGATGACCGGCTGCAGGGCTTCAAATCCGGGGCCGATGATTACCTGCTCAAACCGTTCGCCCTGTCGGAATTGGCCGCGCGCATCGAAGCGGTTCTGCGCCGTGCCCAAGGGGGCGGCCGTCGCGCGCTGCAAGTGGCCGACCTGCATTACGATCTTGATACCCTGGAAGTGACCCGCGAAGGGCGCCTGCTCAAGCTCAACCCGGTGGGCCTGAAATTGCTCGCGGTGCTGATGCAAAAGAGCCCGCACGTGTTGCGCCGAGAAATTCTCGAAGAAGCCCTGTGGGGCGACGACTGCCCGGACAGCGACAGCCTGCGCAGCCACGTTCACCAATTGCGCCAAGTGATCGATAAGCCCTTCGCCAAGCCGTTGCTGCAAACCGTGCACGGTGTGGGTTATCGCCTGGCCGAGGGGCGTGATGGAGTTTAA
- a CDS encoding sensor histidine kinase: protein MLTKVRPWMVAVAGAGWASLTFYLLWLCANASVFVGEDSFLRLMAGPAYLVAEQLRALPADQREARMEILRAHFQYPVNLITLDEVELPPEALVMLEHKQPALSSDEDISYFPLDDDTVIQFGPMWGSAEVKDLLKFPVYWITAGVAGLPVLLLLWIGLRLHRRRTTDLNTLKTCLGTLARTPNVMLPAMGKEWTPLLMTLQQHARDISAMNERHREVSQAVSHELRTPLARMRFALTLLGKSEDPLTRTRLQERLLTDVEELEALVRASLAFARLAGAPTDLQHEPINLREWLHQEFALLDGHHRQLSLETEPAHLELIGDRALLHLIVRNLLSNAITYARDQVCVSATYHGQHHLVLHVDDDGPGVLAENRDKIFEPFVRLALGGDEPTGSGLGLALAKRATQWHHGELSVSRSPLGGARLSLILPLRPM from the coding sequence ATGTTGACTAAGGTGCGGCCCTGGATGGTCGCCGTAGCAGGCGCGGGCTGGGCGAGTTTGACGTTTTATCTGCTGTGGCTATGCGCCAACGCCTCGGTGTTTGTCGGCGAAGACAGCTTTTTGCGCCTGATGGCCGGGCCGGCCTACCTGGTAGCCGAACAGCTCAGAGCCTTGCCGGCCGACCAACGTGAAGCACGCATGGAAATCCTGCGCGCGCACTTCCAGTACCCGGTAAATCTGATCACGCTGGACGAGGTCGAGTTGCCGCCGGAAGCGTTGGTCATGCTGGAACATAAACAACCGGCACTGAGCAGCGACGAAGACATCAGCTACTTTCCGCTGGATGACGATACGGTGATCCAATTCGGCCCTATGTGGGGCAGTGCCGAGGTCAAGGATCTGCTGAAATTCCCGGTTTACTGGATCACCGCCGGTGTAGCAGGCCTGCCGGTGCTACTGCTACTCTGGATCGGTTTACGCCTGCACCGCCGTCGCACCACTGACCTGAACACCCTCAAGACCTGCCTTGGCACACTGGCACGCACCCCGAATGTAATGTTGCCTGCCATGGGCAAGGAATGGACGCCGTTGCTGATGACGTTGCAGCAACACGCGCGGGATATCAGCGCCATGAACGAACGCCACCGCGAAGTCTCCCAGGCCGTGTCCCACGAACTGCGTACGCCATTGGCACGCATGCGTTTTGCCTTGACGCTTCTGGGTAAAAGCGAAGACCCGCTCACCCGTACACGCCTGCAAGAACGCTTGCTCACCGATGTCGAAGAGCTCGAAGCCCTGGTTCGCGCCAGCCTCGCCTTTGCGAGACTGGCGGGCGCACCGACCGACCTGCAGCATGAGCCGATCAACCTGCGAGAATGGCTGCACCAGGAGTTTGCCTTGCTCGACGGGCACCACCGCCAGTTGAGCCTGGAAACCGAGCCAGCCCACCTTGAACTGATCGGTGACCGTGCCCTGCTGCACCTGATCGTGCGCAACCTGTTGAGCAACGCCATCACCTACGCACGCGATCAAGTGTGCGTCAGTGCCACTTACCACGGCCAACATCACCTGGTGCTGCATGTAGACGATGATGGCCCCGGCGTATTGGCGGAGAACCGCGACAAGATCTTCGAGCCCTTTGTGCGGCTTGCCCTGGGCGGCGATGAGCCTACTGGCTCGGGCCTTGGCCTGGCACTGGCCAAGCGCGCAACCCAGTGGCATCACGGTGAATTGTCGGTATCGCGCAGCCCTTTGGGCGGCGCACGCCTGAGCCTTATTCTGCCACTAAGGCCGATGTAA
- a CDS encoding MBOAT family O-acyltransferase, protein MYFILNKARLVSAGKIWLVLASLFFYGYWSVAYLPLLLGSIVFNYAGGWLVSPYTKALQTARAKKWALAGAIAINLSLLAYFKYTNFLIDNFNALAGGHVGFEQIILPLGISFYTFTQIAFLVDSYRGEAKEYDFINYALFVTFFPHLIAGPILHHKEMMSQFESRWTLFVRHKNILMGIFIFSVGLFKKVILADTFSVWADAGYAPGAHHDFYSAWATSLSYTFQLYFDFSGYCDMAIGAALLFNIWLPINFNSPYKSLDIQDFWRRWHMTLSRYLRDYLYIPLGGNRCSSPRIYMNLMLTFILGGLWHGASWMFVIWGALHGGALVIHRVWKQLGMSMPNPLAWLVTFLFINITWVFFRATSMQDANNIIIKMFDFGSITGTPVSAIPTANLAWGGVLSDHLLSLLPQGIAVNAICFAMILIGFIITPMKNSFTLTVEGAFGWKKTIWMTLVFAIAMYSTLKTTSTVFLYFNF, encoded by the coding sequence GTGTACTTTATTTTAAACAAAGCCAGGTTGGTATCAGCCGGGAAGATCTGGTTGGTATTGGCCAGTTTGTTTTTTTATGGTTACTGGAGTGTCGCCTACCTGCCGCTGTTGCTGGGCTCAATTGTCTTTAACTACGCGGGCGGCTGGTTAGTCTCGCCGTATACAAAGGCTCTTCAAACGGCGCGGGCCAAAAAGTGGGCGCTGGCCGGTGCGATTGCGATAAACCTTTCGTTGCTTGCCTATTTCAAATACACAAACTTTTTGATTGATAACTTTAACGCGCTGGCCGGTGGTCATGTCGGGTTTGAGCAAATCATCTTGCCACTGGGCATCAGTTTTTACACCTTTACGCAAATCGCTTTCCTGGTCGATAGCTACCGCGGCGAGGCGAAAGAATATGACTTTATTAACTACGCCTTGTTTGTGACGTTCTTTCCGCATCTGATTGCAGGCCCGATTCTTCACCACAAAGAAATGATGTCCCAGTTTGAATCGCGCTGGACGTTGTTTGTTCGCCACAAAAACATTCTGATGGGCATCTTCATTTTCAGCGTGGGCCTGTTCAAAAAGGTCATTTTGGCAGACACCTTCTCGGTGTGGGCGGACGCAGGCTATGCACCCGGCGCTCATCATGACTTCTACAGCGCCTGGGCCACCAGCCTGTCGTATACGTTCCAATTGTATTTTGACTTCAGTGGCTACTGCGACATGGCGATCGGCGCGGCGCTGTTATTCAATATCTGGCTGCCGATCAACTTTAACTCGCCGTATAAGTCCCTCGACATCCAGGATTTCTGGCGTCGCTGGCACATGACCTTGAGTCGCTACCTGCGTGATTATCTGTATATCCCGTTGGGCGGCAACCGCTGTTCATCCCCGCGTATCTACATGAACCTGATGTTGACCTTCATTCTCGGCGGCCTGTGGCACGGGGCGAGCTGGATGTTTGTCATCTGGGGCGCGTTGCACGGTGGTGCACTGGTTATCCATCGAGTCTGGAAGCAGTTGGGCATGAGCATGCCGAACCCGCTGGCCTGGCTGGTTACTTTTCTGTTTATCAATATCACCTGGGTGTTTTTCCGCGCGACCTCGATGCAGGACGCGAATAACATCATTATCAAAATGTTTGATTTCGGCTCCATCACCGGTACACCGGTCAGTGCCATACCCACCGCCAACCTGGCGTGGGGCGGCGTGCTGTCGGATCACTTGCTGAGCCTGCTTCCACAGGGTATCGCCGTGAACGCGATTTGCTTCGCGATGATTCTGATTGGTTTCATTATCACCCCGATGAAGAACTCGTTCACGTTGACAGTCGAAGGCGCATTTGGTTGGAAAAAAACCATCTGGATGACGCTGGTATTTGCGATTGCCATGTATTCCACCCTGAAGACGACCAGCACCGTCTTCTTGTATTTTAACTTTTGA